In Williamsoniiplasma luminosum, the genomic stretch AGCTGAGGTATTAGCCAAAAAATGAGTCGGGAAAATTTATGGTTTAGCTTACAACCAACCAAATGTTGGTAATGCATTTGTAATTGAAGTCACATACACCCCTAAAAATGTCGGTGATGAAGATTTTACATTTGAAACACTAAATCCTCAATCCAAAATTGGTGCAACAACCCTCCAATCAATTCAAACTGCAATTTGACACATCCAAAGAAATCATAAGAAATATAATATTTCTCAAAATTTCTTTGATCAATACAAAATTAAAATTAAAGCGCATGTTTATGGTGATGTGGATGGTCCTAGTGCTGGAATCGCGTTTACAACCGCCATCTTATCGAGAATAACCAACAAACCGATTTTAAGTGATATCGGTATGACTGGAGAAATATCGGGTCAAGGAATCATTGGTCCGGTTGGAGGCATCAAGGAAAAGATTATGGGGGCAATTAAAAATGGTGTGAAAAAACTATGATTCTCAATCTGAAATGATGACGACATAAGTGTTGTGCCTATCGACATTTTGGTAAAAGTCAAAATAACTACTCGTTTAGTCTATGATAAAATTTATGCTGACATTTTTGCTAATACATATGATTAATACATAAGTTATTGCACGATAATTAGACATCAAAAAAAGGAAGACTTTCTTCCTTTTTTGATATAAATTGATCATAGTTTATTTCAACATTGACCCAGCAGCTTCATCAATAATAATCACTACATTTGGATGTTGTTGGAGAATTGAACAAGGTCAATTGGGAGTAATTTCTCCATTAATTAAATGTGCAATAGCTTCAGCTTTATTTGTCCCTGTTGCAATTAAAAGAATTTGTTTGGCATTCATAATAGTTTTTAAACCCATGGAAATTGCTTGAGTTGGGACCAAATCAATTGAATCAAAAAAGCGGGCATTCACTGCAATTGTGGATGGATCTAAATCAACAACATGAGTTAACGAATCAAAAGCAGTACCTGGTTCATTAAAGCCAATATGTCCATTCACACCAAGTCCTAAAAGTTGTAAATCAATCCCACCAGCTTTGTGAATTTTTTGATCATATAAAGCTGGATTTTGCGTGTGCAAACCACTTGGTACATGGGTGTTTTCAATTTTAATATCAATATGATCAAAAAGTTCATTGTTCATAAAAAAGCGATATGATTGGGGATTGGTTGGATTCAAACCTTTATATTCATCTAAATTAAAAGTGATGACATCTTTAAAACTAACTTGTTTGTGCTCATATGCTTGGATTAAATTTTGATAAGTTGTAATTGGGGTTGAACCTGTGGCTAGTCCTAAAATACATCCAGGATTAGCGTGGATTTTTTCTAAAATAATTTGTGCAGCTTGAATTCCTGCTTCTTGATTGTTTTTAACTTTGATAATTTTCATCATAACTCCTTATGGCTTTAACAATATTATATAAAATTAGTTGCCAAAATAATTTAAAAACAAAAATAACACCCATAAGGTGTTATTTATTTTCGTCTTGATGGTGGTCGTAGACGGAATTGAACCGCCGACACGCAGAGCTTCAATCTGCTGCTCTACCGACTGAGCTACACGACCAATATAATGGCGACCCCAACGGGACTCGAACCCGTGATCTCCTCCGTGACAGGGAGGCGCGATAACCAACTTCGCTATGGGGCCATTGGTTGCGGGGGCAGGACTCGAACCTGCGGCCTTCGGGTTATGAGCCCGACGAGCTACCAACTGCTCCACCCCGCGTTTGTTTTTGATAATGGCGGAAGATGAGGGATTCGAACCCCCGCTCGGGTTTCCCCGACTCTCGGTTTTCAAGACCGATCCCTTCAGCCGGACTTGGGTAATCTTCCGTGTTTTCCTCATGATCTACCATAGTTTTAAATCATAATGGTGGATCTTATTGGACTTGAACCAATGACCGTCCGGTTATGAGCCGGATGCTCTAACCAACTGAGCTAAAGATCCTTTTAATGGTAGCGGGAGAGAGACTTGAACTCTCGACCTTTCGGGTATGAACCGAACGCTCTAACCAACTGAGCTATCCCGCCAAGAAAAAATGGTGGACCCTATCGGGATCGAACCGACGACCCCCTGCGTGCAAGGCAGGTGCTCTCCCAGCTGAGCTAAGGGCCCATATATATAATGGTCGGGAAAACAGGATTCGAACCTGCGACCCTTCGGTCCCAAACCGAATGCTCTACCAAACTGAGCCATTTCCCGAATAATAAGATATTTGAAAATATCTTTTTTTCATTTTTTTCTTCTTGGTGCGCCCGGAGGGACTCGAACCCCCAACCTTTTGATCCGTAGTCAAACGATCTATCCAATTGATCTACGGGCGCATAAATGCTTCCTTTTAGAAAGACTTTAAAATTATAACAAAACTATTTAAAAAAATTAAGTTTTTTTGAAAAAAATTTTGGGGAGTTACTCCATATTTGCTAAATCCCGATAAAAAGCGTCATAAAACTTGGTTTGAACGGCTTCATTTTTCGAATAAGCAGTCGAAAGCATTAAAACCATGGCAACTTTTTTTTCTGGGTCAACTAAAACAGTTGACCCCAAAAAACCATCCCAACCCATTTCCCCAATGTTTGTAATTGGATATGTTTCGTTTTTAATGCGTACGCGCATTCCAAACGAATAAGAATAATCACCATTAAAAGTTAATAGCTGATCAGGTTTGAGTGCTTTTAATTGATCGGTTTGTAGTGCTTCAACACTTTCAGGGGTTAAAATTCTTACCCCGTTCAACCCAACTCCATCAATTAAAACATTGGCCAGTTTAATGTAATCATCACCAGTTGTGAACAAACCACTGCCCCCAAGAGCACAATTTGGTTGTTCATAGCGTTCTTTTGGCATCAACAGTGAGAAATTTTCAACCTTGCGCATTGTATTTGCTCGATTGACAAAAACGTTGGCCTCTCTTGATTTATCTGTAATATAAAACCGTGTGTCGGGCATATCTAATTTATTGAAAATTTCTGTTTCTAAAAATTCGGCAAAAGTTTTGCCAGCAGCCACTTCAATGACTGCCCCCATCACATCTAAACACATTCCATAAAATCATTGTGTTCCTGGTTCAAACAAAACCGGAACTTTGGCTAAGTGTTTGATAAATTCTTGTAAAGTTCAGCTATTTTGGTTCATTTGTGAAACTAATTTAGTGGTTTGTTTTTCAGCAGAATTACGATTTCAAACCAAAGACATTCCCCCAGTCATTGTGAGTAAATGTCTAATTGTTAAAACATTTTTGGCTGGTGGGTTATTCTCTGATCAAGTATCTTGTAGGATTGTTAAATTTGCAAATTCAGGGATGTATTTTGCAACTGGATCATCTAATTGATATAAACCTTGTTCCAATCCAATCATCGCAGCGACCCCAGTTGAAACTTTAGTCAATGAGTAAGCCATAAAAATTAAGTCGTTGCGCATCACTTCATGGGTTTCTGGGTCATTAAATCCGTATGCTTGATGGTGAATTGGTTTTTTATTTTGATAAACGTTTAAAACTGCGCCAGTAAAAAGTTTTTGATCAAAAAACTCTTCTAAACATTTTTCGCTTTTTGTAAATCTACTCATAATATACCTCACCCTTAATATTTAAATTTTACCAAAGAAGCACCTCTTTTTGTGATGTTGCCTCAACATCACCCAAACTAATTCAAGATTTTCAATCAAATATTTTAATTGTTTATTTTTTTAAAACAAAAAAATGAACATTTGCTAATTGTTTTCAGATAAATATTTTTATCTTTAACAAGTTCTAATTCATTTTCGTTTTGATATTTAAATGGAGGTACCAGTCGGATTTGAACCGACGATCAGGGTGTTGCAGACCCATGCCTTAGCCACTTGGCCATGGTACCAATAATACTTATTTATTATAGAATAAGTTCTCACTTTTTAAAAGTCTAAATTTGGTTTAATGACTTAAAAGAGGATGACATTAAAATTAGAAGCACTGCTTCTAATTTTAATTTTAAAGGTCTGGTTGTTCAGGGTTATCTTGTTCTTTTTTGTTTTTTTGCATTTCCTTGAATTTCAAATCCATAAGTTTGTCTTCTTTTTCAATTCGCATTTTAATTTCTTGGTCAATAAATTTATCTGCTAAATCTAACTTTTTAATTTTTCTTTTGTTAAAGAAATGACCAATAAAAAAAGTAAGGAACGGGGAAAGGATGGCCAAAATATAAGGGACAATCATGATCCCTGTTTGCAGTGATTGAGATATTTTCCCAGCATCATGCGCTCTAACAGTCATCACCATAATTGTAATACAAGCCGCAAGTGTGAAAACAAAAATGACCAACGTTCAAATCAGCACGCGTTTATATCTTTTTCAACATCCAATATGAGATGTGATTTCACCAGCAACAATTTCAGAAAGTGCAGGAACGCCAGCTCGAATTCCGAGCATACCTTTTCTCACCAAGTGTCATGGTCGAATAATTTTTTTACATAATCAACATGCTTCCATCTTAGTTTTTCTCCGATTCTAAAAAAATTATCAATCCAAAAATTTTGGATTGAACTAATTGTTTATTCCTTTTTATCTTGATCCTTTTTTTCAAATTCTTCTAATTCATGATTTAAAAGCGCATCTTGTTTTTCAATTCGAGTTTTAGTCTCTAAATCAATAAATTCATCTGCTAAATCTAATTTTCGGACTTTACTTTTGCAAATATAATGTCCAATAATACTAATTACAAAAAATGATACAGCCATCAGGGTAATTCCCACAATCATTAAAACATAAGCAAGACTAGATTTTTCATCAGGAATGATTCCACTCGCAATCGCCATTGCAAATCCACCAACAGACGCTAAGATTATCAAAATAATAAAAGGTGACATAAAGCGTGTATATTTTTTTCCACATCCCATGTGAACAATGTAGTTACCTGCAAAAATTCCAGATGCAAAAACACCCCCAGATGTCCCACCAACAATTCCTTTTCTAACCAAGTGCCATGGTTTAATAATTTTGCTGCACAATCAACAAGTTTGCATATTAGATTTCCTCCTAATCTTAATTTCATTATATCTATAAAAAAATAAATATTGATTTTTTGGACTAAAAATCAAATTTTTGTTGAAATTGAGAATTTTTCGGACAAATTTTGAGCAAAAATTTAATTAATAAAATAAAAACAGAATGAACCGGTTTGTAGTTCATTCTGTTTTAAATATGTAAAATTATTCAATCTTGATAAGAAAAATTAATTCATAAATTAACTAATTTTTCCAGTGATTAATTGGTTATATTTATCAACCAAATAGTTGTCCAATTCCTTGTTATAATGGAAGGCTGAACCACCTGTTTCAGGTAGTGTATATAATTCTTTATATTTAGAATATGCACCTTCATCACTTGTCAATTCATCAATCGCATTTTGACTTGGAGATGTTGGCCCACCATAATCACTAATTGCAACATATTTTTCAATCACAAAATTTAAAAATTGAATTGCTAGAATTTTGTTTTTAGAATTTTTAGAAATCACCATGTTGTCTGATCAAACATTGGTTCCTTCTTCTTTTCCAGGTCCATGTTTTTTTGCTGGACTACCAAAAATAAATTTAGTTGTTCCTGGATTTGGATTATCTTCTTGATCTTCATGATTAAAGGCTTGGTTTGCTGAAAGCGCATCACCGTTATAAATCATTGCAAAATCAAAATTTCCAGTTCCAACTTTTGATTGAATTTCATCATTATTTAAACTTACAGTTGGACTGTAAATTAAATCTTTCAAGAGTTCAAAATTTGCATCAATATCTTCTTTGCTAGTGTTGTTAACTTCTTGTTTTCTCACTTCTTGTGCTAACATAAATAAGTTTTTCGGGTCATTATTTAAAGCTAAACGTTTGCCAGCTTGTGATGCTTCTCACAAAATATTTCAAGATAGTTGGTCTGAATTTGTGATTTGTCCAGAAGCATCAAATTTAATTCCTTTTGCATTTAATCATGCTTTATTTTCTGGAGTTGGATTAACTAAAAGAATCACATCACCTCAAAAATAAGGCACAGCATAATCGGTAATATCAAGTGTTATCCCGCCTACTTCAACCTTAGAACCTTGCATTACTGTTTTTAAAGTATCACTAATTTTTTGATGTTCTGTTTCGCTTTTTTGTTTCTTTTCAATACCTGTAAAATAACCATCAAGATTAATTTGATCTGCTCATTCTTGATCTGATAATTTCAAAAGCTTGTTTTCACTGACTAATTTTTGAACCATGTAATCTGATGGAACCATCACATCAAAATCGAAAGTGTAAAGCTTATTATA encodes the following:
- a CDS encoding S16 family serine protease, producing the protein MRKIIIQALSILLVLFMAFSAIMIAYNVISHSPKVEQQIQQPILKEIKNPKADFNDDKTYGLDITQLLSENPNVSDLKVQQRKNLEHGYIQDLTIDEKRKAITFKVHAPGITVIELWANKVGQEQILKAWKLEIIDQSFEQKDTQWLIKAEVLAKKWVGKIYGLAYNQPNVGNAFVIEVTYTPKNVGDEDFTFETLNPQSKIGATTLQSIQTAIWHIQRNHKKYNISQNFFDQYKIKIKAHVYGDVDGPSAGIAFTTAILSRITNKPILSDIGMTGEISGQGIIGPVGGIKEKIMGAIKNGVKKLWFSIWNDDDISVVPIDILVKVKITTRLVYDKIYADIFANTYD
- a CDS encoding serine hydrolase domain-containing protein, whose protein sequence is MSRFTKSEKCLEEFFDQKLFTGAVLNVYQNKKPIHHQAYGFNDPETHEVMRNDLIFMAYSLTKVSTGVAAMIGLEQGLYQLDDPVAKYIPEFANLTILQDTWSENNPPAKNVLTIRHLLTMTGGMSLVWNRNSAEKQTTKLVSQMNQNSWTLQEFIKHLAKVPVLFEPGTQWFYGMCLDVMGAVIEVAAGKTFAEFLETEIFNKLDMPDTRFYITDKSREANVFVNRANTMRKVENFSLLMPKERYEQPNCALGGSGLFTTGDDYIKLANVLIDGVGLNGVRILTPESVEALQTDQLKALKPDQLLTFNGDYSYSFGMRVRIKNETYPITNIGEMGWDGFLGSTVLVDPEKKVAMVLMLSTAYSKNEAVQTKFYDAFYRDLANME
- the nagB gene encoding glucosamine-6-phosphate deaminase, coding for MKIIKVKNNQEAGIQAAQIILEKIHANPGCILGLATGSTPITTYQNLIQAYEHKQVSFKDVITFNLDEYKGLNPTNPQSYRFFMNNELFDHIDIKIENTHVPSGLHTQNPALYDQKIHKAGGIDLQLLGLGVNGHIGFNEPGTAFDSLTHVVDLDPSTIAVNARFFDSIDLVPTQAISMGLKTIMNAKQILLIATGTNKAEAIAHLINGEITPNWPCSILQQHPNVVIIIDEAAGSMLK